The nucleotide sequence AGTATAACGGAAAATGTCAAACATATCGACCATACCTATTGATAATCGAATTGCTTTTACCTTTGCAGTTTGCTGAAGTTATGTGCAAAGCGACGCGCATGTCTGGAGGAAGCAAGAAACTTTTACCATTTCATGGAAGATTATGACAATGAGGAAGGTTGGCTAGTTGACAAACAACGCATCTGCAAGACGGGTATAACAGCTAAAGACTTGCGCGCGGTACTTTCGCTGCAGCAGAAGCACAAAGCTCTCGAGGATGAAATAAAGGTGCGAAAACCGAAATCGGCGCAAATGTCAGACGCTGCCAAGAAGTTGATTGGCGAAAAACATCCACGTTCGTTAGACATCAAAAGTCGTATTGAGTCTTTGGCAGAGCATTGGAAGGCTTTGGAAGAGTTGGTGGAGCTGCGTCGTCGCCAGCTTGAAGATGCTGCCGAGGCGTATCAATTCTACACTGATGCCAACGAAGCAGAATCGtggttaaatgaaaaaatggctTTGGTGAAGTCAAATGATTACGGCACCGATGAACCTTCAGCACAGGCGCTTCTACAGCGGCATCGCGATTTGCAGGGCGAATTGAATGCCTACTCTGGTGATATACTTAATTTGAACCAACAGGCCGACAAGCTAATTAAAGCCGGCATCTGTACACTTGAGGTATGTAGGTCGTTTCCTCTGGGAGATATCAGTactaaaattgttgattatttGGTTTGTTTGGGTTTAGCTTTCAGCTGCTGAGCCAGAAATGCCCGAAATTGAACAGGAAGAATGGGTTAACGAGACCCGCCTTGTGCCAAAAGAGGTGTGGGAGGATGAGTGGGTAGAGAAGCTGGAACATAAGAAAGTTACGGAAATGAAATTATTGCCACACGTCCGTTCAATGTTTCCATTCGAGGGTCAAGGCATGAAAATGGATAAGAGTGAGGTGATGCTGCTGAAGTCGAAAACCAACGACGATTGGTGGTGTGTACGTAAAGAAAATGGCTTGGAAGGCTTTGTTCCGGCCAATTATGTGCGTGAAATTGATCCTCGCCCGGTGGCGTGCATTGTGCCGAAAGCAGAAAAGGTCAAAACATTGCAGAAGGTGAAAAAGACTATCTTGGTGCGTCAAGTCGTACCAGTCAAGCGTATCAAACCAATTGCAGCGCCTCCAAAACCACTAATCAAGCGACGCGTTTCCTCGAACAGTATTAACGAGAATGCCGATAGTGTAGAGAAGCGGCAAAAACGTATAAACAGCACCTACGATGAATTACAGGATACCGCACAGAAACGTCATGCGCTACTCGAAGACTCTATACATCTTTTCGGGTTTTATCGGGAGTGTGACGATTTTGAGAAATGGATGAAAGAAAAAGAGCGCATAATTAATTCGGACGATGGTGAAGGTGTGGAGAATGCAAAACGAAAGTTCGAAAAATTCCTTACTGACTTATCGGCGGCCTCGAAGCGCATTGAGGAAATCGATGGTGCTGTTGATAACTTCCGCCGCCAAGGGCATTCCCAACTGGACAAAATAATTGCACGTCAACGACAGATACATCAAATCTGGCAACGCCTGAATAACGCAAAAGCGCAACGTGAAAAGAGTTTAGAAGGAGCATCAAGTGTGGATCTCTTCAATCGTACATGTGATGAGGCTAAGGTTTGGATGAACGAGAAGATGATCCAGCTGGATACGGCTGTAATTAGTCCAGATTTGAAGACGGTGCAAGCGTTGCAGCGACGACACCAGAATTTGGAACGTGAGCTAGCGCCTGTGGAGGAGAAAGTGAATCGTGTCAACTATCTGGGAAATTCGTAAGTTCTTTACATATACGAAACCCTCAGCCCTAAATCTAATCTAATTATATTTCCAGAGTAAAGAATGCATATCCTGCGGAACGAAATAATGTAACGGCGCGACAACAGGAGGTGTTGGATATGTGGAAGCAGGTCCATGGCAAAGGCAGTGAGTTGCGGGCGCGCATTGAGAGCGCAGTTggtcaacaaattttcaacaacagGTATTAGCCATTCTTActtgttttgattaatttttgttgtttaactCCTTTGTCGTTTAGTGCAAAAACGTTGCTCGCGTGGATCGATTCCGTAAAAGATCAGTTGAATGCCGATGAGTCAGCACGTGACGTTGAAACGGCCAACAACCTACTGAAGAAACACAACGATTTAGGCGACGATATCAAGGCTCATGACAATGAATTTGTTGAGGTCATTAATTTAGGAAAGCAACTGTCCGATGGAAAACCAAATATGGAAGAGACCGTAAAAATCATTGATCGTCTAAAGGCCGAACAAGATGCTATACACCGCGGTTGGGTGGAGAAACAGAAATGGTTACAACAATGCGTTGaactacaaatatttaatagagAAGCAGACAAAATCGATGCAACCACAAAAAGTCATGAAGCTTTTCTCGAATACAATAATTTGGGTGTAAGTTGACGGCTAAATGCACACGAAAATTCCTATAAATAGATTACCTTATTCAATTTCATTCTAGAATTCTCTCGATGAAGTGGAAGCTATACTGAAGAGACATCTTGATTTTGAGAAGAGCCTAATGGCTCAGGATAAAATTCTCAAAGGTTTTTCTGACAATGCCGACAAATTGATTGCCAACGACCACTACGATAAAAAATAGTAACTATACCAACTCTATACATAGAACAAATATTGgttaactttataaaaataatttttcgtgcaTTTTTCCAGCATCGATGATAGACGCAACCAAGTTTTGGGCAAGAGGAAAGCGGTGGAAGATCGTGCCTTTGAGCGCAGGCGTTCACTTCAAGCCTCGAAAGACTACCACAAATTCGCTGCTGAGGCTGACGACCTTGCCGTGTGGTTGAGCGACAAAACCAAGATCGCCGGCGATGAAAGTTATCGTGATCTTACCAACCTGCCACGTAAGCTGCAGAAGCACAAAGCTTTCGAGCGTGAATTAAGAGCAAATGAAGGTCAATTGCGCAACATAAATAAGGACGGAAAGGCACTGATAGCCGCAAATAATCGTGTGACTGCAGTGGAGAGTAGAATGGTCGATTTGAATCAAAAGTGGAAAGACTTATTATTGCTCTCAGAAGATAAGGGACGCAAGTTGGAGCAAGCCGTGTCACAGCGTGAACACAACCGTGCTATTGATGATGCTAAACAGAAAGTGGCCGAATTAGATGCTGCCTTGAAAAGTAGGGACGTTGGTAGCGATTTACGTAGCTGTAAGGATTTGATCAACAAACATCAGTTACTCGAGTCCGAGATAACGGTATGGGAGCATAAGATCGTCGAACTGGTTAGTACTGGAGACGAGATGGCCCATGAAGGTCATTTTAATGCAGTCCATATCAAAGACGAAACAAAGGATGTTCAAAATCGCTTTAAATTATTGCGCGGACCAGTACAGAAGCGTCGTGAAGAACTTGAAGAGAGCTTGAACTACCACAAATTCGTCTTTGAATTGGACGCCGAATTCCAGTGGATCAATGATCACATGCCAGCAGCTAAGTCTAAGGAATTAGGACAAAATCTGCACCAAGCACAGACTCTTTCgaagaaacataaaaaactcgaagCCGAAATTAAAGGGCATCAGCCCATGATCAACAAAGCTTTGCAATCAGGACAAAGGCTGATTGCACAAAGTCACCCTGAAAAAGAGAACGTAAAGGCATTGTGTGCAAAGTTAGAAGATGCCTGGGCAGACTTAGAGAGTAACTCAAGTGATCGCGGTAAGAAGCTGGAGATGTCACTGAAGGCGCAGCAGTACTTGTCCGACGCCGGGGAGATTGAATCATGGTTGGGTGAGAGAAGCAATGCACTGCGCTCCACTGAGTATGGGCGCGATCGCGATTCAGCCGCTAAATTGCTGACCAAACACAAGACAATCGAACTGGAGCTGGACACGTACTCTGGTATTGTTACCGAAATGGGGCACAATTGTGCCGCCATGGTAGCCGCCGGACATCCGGACAGTAAAATTCTTACTGCGAAACAACAACTTATCGACAAAATGTTAAAGTCACTGCATAAGTTAGCTTCACAACGCCAAATGCGTCTAATGGAGAGCCTCTATATGCACGAATACTTCTTGGAATCCGATGAGGTAGAGCAATGGATTAGGGAGCAAGAACAAGCAGCATCATCCGAGGACTATGGACAAGACTATGAACATCTTCAGCTGCTTCAAAACAAGTTTGACGACCTAAAACATCGTGTTGAAATAGGTTCTGATCGTGTGAACCAGTGTGAAGTATTGGCCAAGAAACTTATCGACACCGAGAGTCCATACGCTACAGATGTTGAGAAGCGCCAGGAACAACTAAGGTGAgtaaaaatttagtataatgcatatgtatgtgaataaataaattatccaACTATGCTTATATTTCGTTGTAGGGAATCTTGGGATAATCTGCTGAAATTACTAAATCAACGGGAGCAAAAGTTGCATGCTGCGGGTGAAATTCATCGTTTCCATCGCGATGTTGCCGAGGCACTTTTCCGTATTCAAGACAAAAATGCAGCACTCTCCTCGGAGCTGGGCAAAGACTTGAACTCAGCTTTGGCACTTTTACGAAAGCATGAAGGTTTCGAAAATGACCTCGTCGCTTTGGAAGCGCAACTACAGGTTTTGGTTGAAGATTCTGTTCGTCTTCAAGCaaaatatccctcgaacgctgCTGCCATAGCTCAACAACAAGACAAGGTTGTGGCAGCTTGGAATGATTTGAAAGAGCGCTCAGGAGCTCGCAGCGATCGATTAGCCGCTAGTTCGGATCTACAATCCTTCTTAACAGATGTGCGTGACATTATGTCTTGGTCGTCCAATCTACGTGCTGCTCTCCAGGCTGAAGAGCATGTCAGCGATGCTGCTGGTGCTACAGCGTTGAAGATTCAGCATGATGCTATATATGGTGAAATTGAGGCACGAGAAGATAAATTCCGTTACTTGAATGAATTGAGCGATTCTATGGTGCAAACTGGCCATTATGCTGCCGCAGAAGTAGAGGAAAAGTGCGCCGCTATGTTGGACGAACGTCAGAAGTTGCATGCGGCgtggaacaagaagaagataaTGTTGGAGCAGAAAATTGATTTGTTCTGTTTCTTACGCGATGCGAAGCAGATCGACAATCTTTCTAGTTCCCAACAGGCAGCGCTCAGCAGTTCCGATTTTGGTCAAACCGTCGAAGACGTTCAGAACCAGATAAAGAAGCACGATGAATTCGAACGTCTCATTCAGACGCAGGAAGAAAAAGTGGCCTTGTTGCAGGAGCATGGCCGCAAACTTATTGAGCAACGCCATTACGATAGCGCAAATATTCAAACCATCCTACAAGGTGTTTTAGCGCGCCGACAAAAAGTAAAAGACCTTTGCGCAGTACGTCGATACAAATTGGAAGACGCGCTCTTGTACGCCCAATTCGTACGTGATTGCGCCGAAGCTGAATCGTGGATAAATGAAAAGGAGAAGAAACTTGAAGCTGATGCAGCCAGTTACGCTGAAGTGTCCAATCTAGATGAGAAGATAAAGAAACTCCAAAAACACCAGGCCTTCCAAGCCGAAGTTGCTGCCAATCAAGGTCGAATACAAGAAATACAGGAAACTGGCATGATTCTTTTGACGAAACAACACGAATCTTCGCTGGAAATCAAACAAGCAGTGGAACGAGTCGTGGTCGCCTGGAAGAACCTACTCGAGGAGTTGGACAACCGGGGACGAGGTCTCGAAGAAGCTCAAGACATATTGGAGTTCAATAATCAGCTAGACAAGATTTCCGCCTGGATTCGGGACAAAGAAATGATGATTCAAGCTAGTGACACCGGTCGGGATTTGGAGCACTGCAATGCTCTGGAACGCAAATTGGATGATGTAGATTCAGATATGCGGGTCGATGATCAACGAGTGAAGCACATCAATAACTTAGCTGATAAGCTTATTAGTCAAGGTGAAGTACCAGCAGAAACTAAGCGTATTGATAAACGACGTCGCGACTTTAACAGCAAATGGCGTGACCTCCAAGGAGCACTAAGCGCCTATAGGGCTCTTCTTGGCGAAGCCAATGAAATTCACGTTTTCAACCGCGATGTCGACGATACAGCAGATCGTATTGCCGAAAAAGCACTGGCCATGAGTTCCGATGATACTGGTCGAGATTTAGCAGCCGTTGAAACTCTTATTCGTCGAGAGGATGCACTGGAGCGCGATATGTCGGCGGTGAAACAGAAGATCGGCGAGCACGAACTAGTTGCGCAGACTCTACTGAAGCGTTATCCCGATCGTGTCAAAGACATTGAGCAGAAAATTGACGAGCTGCGTACATCATGGCAAAATCTACAAGATTTATCAATTAAACGACGCGCTATTCTCAATGATGCTTATCTGGTGCATAAATTCGTATCTGACATAAAGGAGTTGGAGCTCTGGGTGAACGATAtgataaagaaaatgaaagccGCACAAGCGCCGATGACAATAAGCGATTGCGAGACGCAATTAGAGTTACACCAAGAACGCAAAGTGGAAATTGACGGACGCGATAAGGCATTTAATGACTTAAAGGCACATGGAGAAACACTCAGCGGTATGAAGAAACCAGCAAACGTCAAACAGTACTTGACGATACTTGAGGATTTACATAGCACATTGCACGAGGCATGGAATGAACGAGCCAGAGATTTGACCGAAGCACATCAACTGCATTTGTTCAAGGCTCAGGTGGAGCAAGTGGAAATCTGGTTGGCTAACAAAGAAGCCTTCCTAAACAATGATGACCTAGGTGATTCATATCCCGCCGTGGAACGTCTGATTAAAAAGCACGAcgcatttgaaaaattgttggacTCAGACAACGTAACGGAACTGCAGAAGTTCGCCAAAAGCATTTTGGAGGGTGAGCCGAAAGATGCAGATGTCATAACAGAGAAATTGAATTATGTGCTGCGACGAAAAGAGAAGCTAAACGGGTTGGCACGGGAACGTAAGCAAAAGCTGATACAATCACTACAACTGCACGAGTTTCTCCGTAGCTTATACGAAATCGATCGTTGGCTGGTGCAAAAGATGCAAGTTGCGCTAGACGAAAACTACCGCGAACCGAACAATTTGCAAAGCAAAATACAGAAGCACACCACATTCGACAGTGAATTGTTGACAAATGCATCGCGTGTTAACGACGTAATAAATGAAGGGGAACGCCTCATCAAGGACGAACACTTTGCGAAGGAGGAAATAGCCCAGCAGCTGAAGATGCTTGAAAGTGATTGGAACAAACTGAAAGCAGcatctaaagaaaaaaaagaaaaactcaatCAAGCGTACGAAGCGCAAGCATTCAATCGCAGCCTGGACGAGTTCAATAACTGGATGGACGAAGTTGAGTCGCATTTGTCGAGTGAAGATTACGGCAAAGATTTGGCCACAGTAAATCATTTAATTAAGAAACATGAGCGCCTTGAAGCCGATGTAGCCCACCATAACGACCTGGCTGATCAAATCAAACAAACCGATGAAAAATTCTTCCAAGCCGATCATTTCCTTAAAGAGGAAATTCACGAGCGCGCTATGGCAACAATCAAGCGCTATCGTACAATGCATGAACCCATTACTATACGCCGCGAAAATCTCGAAGATTCTTTGAGTCTTCAACAATTTCTTCGAGATGCTGAAGATGAACTGCAATGGTTAACCGAAAAGGAGGCAATAGCCAATTCTCAAGATTTGGGCAGTAGCCTAATAGCTGTGCAAGTACTTCAAAAGAAACATCAGGGACTTGAGGCTGAGATTATCTCTCAAGAACCACTAATTAAGGCGCTGATACAGCGTGGGCAACAGATGATACGCGACGACCATTTCGCTAGTGAACAGGTGCAATACAAATGCGACTTGCTACAAAAGAAACTAGTAAATCTTCGAGACGTCGCCAGTATACGCAGATTGCGACTTTTGGATGCGGTGGAGAGTCAAATGTTTTATGTGGAGGCGAACGAAGCAGAAGCATGGATACGCGAAAAACGACCAATACTTGCTTCCAGCGACTACGGTCGTGATGAGACCTCAGTGCAATCACATCAAAAGAAGCTCGAAGTTTTGCAACGTGAGCTGATCGCGTTTAAGAGTTCGATAGAGAAGGTCAACAAACTTGCCACCGGCCTTGTTGAACGTAATCACTTCGATAGTGATAATATCTCCACAAAGAATGATACAGTGACTAAACAATACGAAGAATTGTTGCGATTGGCTAAAGACCGTGAAGTGCGTTTAACCGAATGCAAGAAATTGTTCGAGTACTTGCGTGAGGTGGAAGATTTGCATGAATGGATTGGAGATCAGATGGCAGTCACCGCGTCCGAGGATTATGGAGAGGACGTTGAGCATgttgaacaattaattttggCGTTCGAGTCTTTCGTATCTAATCTAAATGCTAACGAAGG is from Anastrepha ludens isolate Willacy chromosome 4, idAnaLude1.1, whole genome shotgun sequence and encodes:
- the LOC128861185 gene encoding spectrin beta chain, non-erythrocytic 5 isoform X1, which translates into the protein MYSNFTKYQYKRYISFDRQIFASQYEPGGYSLQAQNRKDATMNQRDGITKFENERIKTLQEERLHIQKKTFTKWMNSFLIKAKMEVEDLFTDLADGIKLLKLLEIISSEKLGKPNNGRMRVHKIENVNKSLAFLHTKVRLESIGAEDIVDGNPRLILGLIWTIILRFQIQEIEIDVDEENESSEKRSAKDALLLWCQRKTHGYPGVNIQDFTSSWRSGLGFNALIHSHRPDLFEYSTIVNSKNSNIDNLNHAFDLAASELGIPSLLDAEDVDSARPDEKSILTYVASYYHTFARMKNEQKSGKRIANIVGQLMDADRKKIYYERLTTNLLSWIRLKTLELQQRDFPNSLEGIQRELLAFKEYRTIEKPPKYKERSEIEALYFTINTLLKALNQPPYNPQEGQLVNDIEKAWQLLEYAEHNREVALREELLRQEKLEQLNYKFEKKSVLREGYLKEMIQVLSDPRYLRQVDATLKKHEAISADILARVERFNDLTAMANELERENYHGKERVKKRETEVMDKWRKLLELLENQRLNLSQMSTLMNLLREIASTTEAVKELQTQFASEDVGPHLLGVEELLQAHSLQELQVNTFGETLKRFNRQAQPYRTSEQKDAALLVQRLAELEEAYAILLKLCAKRRACLEEARNFYHFMEDYDNEEGWLVDKQRICKTGITAKDLRAVLSLQQKHKALEDEIKVRKPKSAQMSDAAKKLIGEKHPRSLDIKSRIESLAEHWKALEELVELRRRQLEDAAEAYQFYTDANEAESWLNEKMALVKSNDYGTDEPSAQALLQRHRDLQGELNAYSGDILNLNQQADKLIKAGICTLELSAAEPEMPEIEQEEWVNETRLVPKEVWEDEWVEKLEHKKVTEMKLLPHVRSMFPFEGQGMKMDKSEVMLLKSKTNDDWWCVRKENGLEGFVPANYVREIDPRPVACIVPKAEKVKTLQKVKKTILVRQVVPVKRIKPIAAPPKPLIKRRVSSNSINENADSVEKRQKRINSTYDELQDTAQKRHALLEDSIHLFGFYRECDDFEKWMKEKERIINSDDGEGVENAKRKFEKFLTDLSAASKRIEEIDGAVDNFRRQGHSQLDKIIARQRQIHQIWQRLNNAKAQREKSLEGASSVDLFNRTCDEAKVWMNEKMIQLDTAVISPDLKTVQALQRRHQNLERELAPVEEKVNRVNYLGNSVKNAYPAERNNVTARQQEVLDMWKQVHGKGSELRARIESAVGQQIFNNSAKTLLAWIDSVKDQLNADESARDVETANNLLKKHNDLGDDIKAHDNEFVEVINLGKQLSDGKPNMEETVKIIDRLKAEQDAIHRGWVEKQKWLQQCVELQIFNREADKIDATTKSHEAFLEYNNLGNSLDEVEAILKRHLDFEKSLMAQDKILKGFSDNADKLIANDHYDKKYIDDRRNQVLGKRKAVEDRAFERRRSLQASKDYHKFAAEADDLAVWLSDKTKIAGDESYRDLTNLPRKLQKHKAFERELRANEGQLRNINKDGKALIAANNRVTAVESRMVDLNQKWKDLLLLSEDKGRKLEQAVSQREHNRAIDDAKQKVAELDAALKSRDVGSDLRSCKDLINKHQLLESEITVWEHKIVELVSTGDEMAHEGHFNAVHIKDETKDVQNRFKLLRGPVQKRREELEESLNYHKFVFELDAEFQWINDHMPAAKSKELGQNLHQAQTLSKKHKKLEAEIKGHQPMINKALQSGQRLIAQSHPEKENVKALCAKLEDAWADLESNSSDRGKKLEMSLKAQQYLSDAGEIESWLGERSNALRSTEYGRDRDSAAKLLTKHKTIELELDTYSGIVTEMGHNCAAMVAAGHPDSKILTAKQQLIDKMLKSLHKLASQRQMRLMESLYMHEYFLESDEVEQWIREQEQAASSEDYGQDYEHLQLLQNKFDDLKHRVEIGSDRVNQCEVLAKKLIDTESPYATDVEKRQEQLRESWDNLLKLLNQREQKLHAAGEIHRFHRDVAEALFRIQDKNAALSSELGKDLNSALALLRKHEGFENDLVALEAQLQVLVEDSVRLQAKYPSNAAAIAQQQDKVVAAWNDLKERSGARSDRLAASSDLQSFLTDVRDIMSWSSNLRAALQAEEHVSDAAGATALKIQHDAIYGEIEAREDKFRYLNELSDSMVQTGHYAAAEVEEKCAAMLDERQKLHAAWNKKKIMLEQKIDLFCFLRDAKQIDNLSSSQQAALSSSDFGQTVEDVQNQIKKHDEFERLIQTQEEKVALLQEHGRKLIEQRHYDSANIQTILQGVLARRQKVKDLCAVRRYKLEDALLYAQFVRDCAEAESWINEKEKKLEADAASYAEVSNLDEKIKKLQKHQAFQAEVAANQGRIQEIQETGMILLTKQHESSLEIKQAVERVVVAWKNLLEELDNRGRGLEEAQDILEFNNQLDKISAWIRDKEMMIQASDTGRDLEHCNALERKLDDVDSDMRVDDQRVKHINNLADKLISQGEVPAETKRIDKRRRDFNSKWRDLQGALSAYRALLGEANEIHVFNRDVDDTADRIAEKALAMSSDDTGRDLAAVETLIRREDALERDMSAVKQKIGEHELVAQTLLKRYPDRVKDIEQKIDELRTSWQNLQDLSIKRRAILNDAYLVHKFVSDIKELELWVNDMIKKMKAAQAPMTISDCETQLELHQERKVEIDGRDKAFNDLKAHGETLSGMKKPANVKQYLTILEDLHSTLHEAWNERARDLTEAHQLHLFKAQVEQVEIWLANKEAFLNNDDLGDSYPAVERLIKKHDAFEKLLDSDNVTELQKFAKSILEGEPKDADVITEKLNYVLRRKEKLNGLARERKQKLIQSLQLHEFLRSLYEIDRWLVQKMQVALDENYREPNNLQSKIQKHTTFDSELLTNASRVNDVINEGERLIKDEHFAKEEIAQQLKMLESDWNKLKAASKEKKEKLNQAYEAQAFNRSLDEFNNWMDEVESHLSSEDYGKDLATVNHLIKKHERLEADVAHHNDLADQIKQTDEKFFQADHFLKEEIHERAMATIKRYRTMHEPITIRRENLEDSLSLQQFLRDAEDELQWLTEKEAIANSQDLGSSLIAVQVLQKKHQGLEAEIISQEPLIKALIQRGQQMIRDDHFASEQVQYKCDLLQKKLVNLRDVASIRRLRLLDAVESQMFYVEANEAEAWIREKRPILASSDYGRDETSVQSHQKKLEVLQRELIAFKSSIEKVNKLATGLVERNHFDSDNISTKNDTVTKQYEELLRLAKDREVRLTECKKLFEYLREVEDLHEWIGDQMAVTASEDYGEDVEHVEQLILAFESFVSNLNANEGRVQACLEHGDELIKENNPYRNSIKTKRGETKQLWEELKDLVNARQDALAGAKQVHVYDRVADETISLINEKEASLISEDYGQDLESIQALSRKHSVFEGELVAIKEQVDTVLIEATKLGEIYPDAREHIEVKRDETVEAWTDLMEKTNARKEKLQQAEHLQSYFDEYRDLIAWINEMLAKITAPDLATTVAGAESLLASVKEHHAEIHARDETFANFTANGKKLINEKHFLAHEIEEKIQVLQQRHELLKNTLQQRKEIYELNLDTQIFLKDAEILENWIISREPLLKDAKLGDSIPQVEDLLRRHQDFEKTVAAQEEKFQAIKRITLLEQRFRKQVESEKLAKQKEKERLEKERLEMLKQKELQRLNDERRRAEKQLENRQNAAAQEKTPIFSTPMVTVNTNNAPQSPAVSVTSPLRSPFDEDQYSLQKSSSSGMFGDRLRRGSDTNVKRAESMKVQQKPPKRTPSFTTRRRAQSFRKNQKGEGFDLPPVEIQGMLERKHGLQSGGKKAPVRSWKQFHTVLCGQLLCFFKDENDFLQQKTANAPVNILGAKCERAEDYTKKKYVFRLKLPDGSEFLFEAPSLEIMNDWVRKISFHASLPPNLQLLSYDESMKQQSNSFPDIKIASSQIESPVSSRTSSPDSQRRAISRNDSINSGMSASSATPQMNFLQKQMQQQQLQQQQQRQTSPSSPTASYGFEQKPPIPPRGAPPPVPHRQSTENLVVLRNRNNSSNDLSEANYGGSSSRLQSSTLPAGISGFQNGSNDDNVVLKRNSEARQSENPPPLPTTMPPVGSTHSHHPQIQQRINALNAAAMQHPHHHHQQQQQQQQQQPELHSSQGNYMRTQQHLISRTPVASGRMDPSRKFIEVESSGIGSPPTVKAAKRTIHTTISTSSNSSGGSNSNTNVNNNNNNNGWGTSRFDGNRPVSLQPDSISFSRVSAESSSESEAQSISSASGVKGSKSKEERRSGMFRIFGRKGGDKEKEKEKRRSSQTPQ